From the Fulvia fulva chromosome 2, complete sequence genome, one window contains:
- a CDS encoding putative magnesium transporter NIPA4 — translation MIEDKYVGLALAVTSTLGIGASFVITKKGLNAAAERHGFEGDGFAYLKNPVWWAGILTMVVGEICNFSAYAFAPAILVTPLGALSVLIGAVLGSYFLGEKLGILGRVGCAICLLGSVVIVLHAPPDKELENIDELLHYAMQLGFLTYCTIVTIFAIVMIYKIAPVYGKKNPMIYLSICSSVGSISIMAIKGFGIAVKLTLGGNNQFSHPSTYVFATVVVVCIMTQMNYFNKALSQFNTNIVNPLYFVLFTTCTLIASFILFRGFNTSDPVNTISLLCGFLTIFSGVYLLNLAREDPDGENLGIRDRRGEYHEVDGIPTDGLTGLQTRLSMQARRSEDGGHHRRSSSWSLRSPSGTRRQQGFGREGEQLIHNYDLEANFLGELAEDSDEDTSQSNQKRTSFDDANGRRVVMNGNSESNSFNAPRRTGTVGSESVRASAKSFDKTRR, via the exons ATGATAGAAGACAAGTACGTTGGCCTCGCCCTGGCCGTAACCTCCACCCTCGGCATCGGCGCCTCCTTCGTCATCACAAAAAAGGGCCTCAACGCCGCCGCCGAGCGCCATGGCTTCGAAGGAGATGGCTTCGCATACCTCAAGAACCCCGTCTGGTGGGCTGGTATACTGACAATGGTCGTCGGTGAGATTTGCAACTTTTCGGCGTACGCGTTTGCGCCGGCGATTCTCGTCACGCCGCTGGGGGCGTTGTCTGTATTGATTGGAGCGGTGTTGGGGAGTTACTTTCTGGGGGAGAAGCTGGGCATTTTGGGGCGGGTCGGGTGTGCGATTTGTTTGTTGGGGAGTGTGGTGATTGTGTTGCATGCGCCGCCTGACAAGGAATTGGAGAATATTGATGAGTTGTTGCATTATGCTATGCAGCTTG GATTTCTGACCTACTGTACGATTGTTACAATCTTTGCGATTGTCATGATTTACAAGATCGCGCCGGTTTATGGGAAGAAGAACCCGATGATATACCTCAGCATCTGCTCGAGTGTCGGCTCGATTTCGATTATGGCGATCAAGGGATTTGGTATTGCGGTCAAGCTTACGCTGGGAGGGAATAACCAGTTCAGCCATCCTTCGACGTATGTCTTTGCGACTGTGGTGGTAGTCTGCATCATGACACAGATGAACTATTTCAACAAGGCGTTGAGTCAGTTCAACACGAATAT TGTCAACCCACTTTACTTCGTTCTATTCACGACCTGCACACTCATCGCCTCCTTCATCCTCTTCCGCGGCTTCAACACCTCCGACCCGGTCAACACCATCTCCCTCCTCTGCGGCTTCCTCACGATCTTCTCCGGCGTCTACCTTCTCAATCTTGCCCGTGAAGACCCCGATGGCGAGAACCTGGGCATCAGAGATCGCCGAGGTGAATATCACGAAGTCGATGGCATCCCAACGGATGGCCTTACAGGTCTCCAGACGAGGCTGAGCATGCAGGCGAGGAGAAGCGAAGATGGTGGGCACCACAGAAGGAGCAGTAGTTGGAGTCTACGAAGTCCAAGCGGGACAAGGAGACAGCAAGGGTTTGGAAGAGAAGGAGAGCAGCTGATACATAACTACGACCTGGAAGCGAATTTCTTAGGCGAATTGGCCGAGGACAGCGACGAGGACACTTCGCAGTCGAATCAAAAACGAACCAGCTTCGACGACGCAAACGGGAGGAGGGTCGTGATGAACGGCAATAGCGAGAGCAATTCCTTCAACGCGCCCAGAAGGACAGGCACAGTCGGGTCGGAAAGCGTGAGAGCTAGCGCGAAAAGCTTCGATAAGACTCGACGGTGA
- a CDS encoding Heat shock protein hsp98 — protein sequence MAQGMSFTDKATQALSDAQDIAQQHAHSQMLPIHLAVALIDPLPDPSKDQQNNSAHASHAGSSAPLFKQVIERAHGDPQLLERSLNRVLVRTPSQDPPPENVSVSPSFSKVLRSANELSKTQKDSYIAVDHLIQTLVQDDTIKKCLAEANVPNPKTIQDAVQAIRGTKRVDSKTADAEEEHENLKKFTIDMTAMAREGKIDPVIGREEEIRRVIRILSRRTKNNPVLIGEPGVGKTTVVEGLARRIVDADVPAGLAACKLLSLDVGALVAGSKYRGEFEERMKGVLKEIEDSKEMIVLFVDEIHLLMGAGSSGEGGMDAANLLKPMLARGQLHCIGATTLAEYRKYIEKDQAFERRFQQVLVKEPSIPETISILRGLKEKYEVHHGVTILDGAIVSAATLAARYLTQRRLPDSAVDLVDEAAAAVRVARESQPEVLDNMERKLRQLEIEIHALDREKDEASQARLREARAEKANIEEELKPMREKYESEKARSKEIQEAKIKLDQLRNKQLEAERTRDLQTASDLKYYAIPDVEHRIDELERAKAVADKEDAARLAASGEHSLVADAVGPDQINEIVGRWTGIPVTRLKTTEKEKLLQMEKVLGHQVVGQKEAVTAVANSIRLQRSGLANPGQPPSFLFCGPSGTGKTLLTKALAEFLFDDPKSMIRFDMSEYQERHSLSRMIGAPPGYVGHDAGGQLTEALRRKPFSILLFDEVEKAAKEVLTVLLQLMDDGRITDGQGRVIDAKNCIVVMTSNLGAEYLARPNAADGRIDPTTKELVMQALRNYFLPEFLNRISSIVIFNRLTKKEIRKIVDVRLDEIQKRLQGNGRNVKIVLSNEVKNYLGEAGYSPAYGARPLQRLIEKEVLNRLAVLILRGSVRDGENARVEIEDGHIVVLPNHGESDLEDDDEEMWDEEDAVEELNGDGGDMDLYGE from the coding sequence ATGGCGCAAGGAATGTCCTTTACGGACAAGGCCACGCAGGCTCTGTCAGACGCACAAGACATCGCACAGCAGCATGCACACTCTCAAATGCTGCCCATACATCTGGCGGTGGCCCTCATCGATCCACTACCAGACCCGTCGAAAGACCAACAGAACAACTCAGCACACGCATCACACGCAGGGAGCTCGGCACCACTGTTCAAGCAGGTCATTGAACGAGCACATGGCGACCCACAACTGCTGGAACGATCATTGAACCGAGTACTAGTGCGAACACCCTCACAAGACCCTCCGCCGGAGAACGTCTCGGTCTCGCCTTCCTTCTCGAAGGTCCTGCGTAGCGCGAACGAGCTATCCAAGACGCAGAAGGACTCATACATCGCAGTCGACCATCTTATCCAGACACTCGTGCAGGACGACACAATCAAGAAGTGCCTCGCGGAAGCCAACGTACCGAACCCAAAGACGATTCAAGATGCAGTCCAGGCGATTCGAGGCACCAAGCGAGTGGACAGCAAGACTGCAGATGCCGAGGAGGAGCACGAGAACCTCAAGAAGTTTACCATCGACATGACGGCAATGGCAAGAGAAGGCAAGATTGATCCTGTCATTGGTCGAGAGGAAGAGATTAGGAGAGTTATCAGAATTCTTTCAAGACGGACAAAGAACAACCCGGTCTTGATTGGTGAACCTGGAGTCGGAAAGACGACTGTTGTCGAAGGTCTGGCACGGAGGATTGTCGACGCAGATGTGCCGGCGGGTCTTGCAGCATGCAAGCTTCTCTCCCTCGATGTTGGTGCCCTGGTCGCGGGCTCCAAGTATCGGGGAGAGTTTGAGGAGCGCATGAAGGGCGTCCTCAAGGAGATTGAAGACAGCAAGGAGATGATCGTGCTCTTCGTTGACGAGATCCACTTGCTCATGGGCGCTGGTTCGTCAGGCGAAGGTGGAATGGACGCAGCAAACTTGCTGAAGCCCATGCTTGCACGTGGTCAACTTCACTGTATCGGTGCCACAACTCTCGCCGAGTACAGGAAGTACATCGAGAAGGACCAGGCCTTTGAGCGTCGTTTCCAGCAGGTCTTGGTCAAGGAGCCTTCGATCCCAGAGACAATCTCCATCCTCCGTGGCCTCAAGGAGAAGTACGAAGTACACCACGGTGTCACCATTCTCGATGGTGCAATCGTATCAGCTGCGACACTTGCCGCACGCTACCTCACCCAACGACGACTACCCGACTCGGCTGTTGACTTGGTCGACGAAGCAGCTGCCGCAGTCCGAGTAGCACGTGAGTCGCAGCCCGAGGTTCTCGACAATATGGAACGCAAGCTTCGTCAGCTCGAGATCGAGATCCACGCCCTTGATCGTGAAAAGGACGAAGCATCACAGGCACGACTCCGCGAAGCTCGTGCAGAGAAGGCGAACATCGAAGAGGAGCTCAAACCAATGCGCGAGAAGTACGAAAGTGAAAAGGCCAGGTCGAAGGAAATCCAAGAAGCGAAAATCAAGCTCGACCAGCTCCGCAACAAACAGCTCGAAGCTGAACGTACACGCGACCTGCAGACTGCTTCTGATCTGAAGTACTACGCCATTCCCGATGTCGAGCATCGTATCGATGAGCTCGAGAGAGCAAAGGCTGTTGCGGACAAAGAAGATGCAGCACGTCTTGCAGCTAGTGGCGAGCATTCGTTGGTTGCAGACGCTGTTGGACCCGATCAGATCAACGAGATTGTCGGTCGCTGGACGGGCATCCCAGTCACGAGACTGAAGACAACAGAAAAAGAGAAGTTGCTGCAGATGGAGAAGGTACTTGGCCACCAAGTCGTTGGTCAGAAGGAGGCCGTCACAGCTGTCGCCAATTCGATCAGATTACAGCGTTCTGGCCTCGCCAACCCTGGCCAACCTCCGTCATTCCTCTTCTGCGGTCCATCAGGTACTGGTAAGACGCTGCTCACTAAGGCGCTTGCCGAGTTCCTGTTTGACGACCCCAAGTCGATGATCCGATTCGACATGTCCGAGTACCAAGAGCGACACTCGCTATCACGCATGATTGGTGCTCCACCAGGATACGTCGGTCACGATGCTGGTGGTCAACTGACTGAGGCGCTTCGTCGGAAGCCTTTCAGTATCTTGCTGTTCGACGAAGTTGAGAAAGCGGCCAAGGAAGTCTTGACCGTCTTGCTGCAACTTATGGACGATGGTCGCATTACTGACGGACAAGGTCGTGTGATTGACGCCAAGAACTGCATCGTCGTCATGACCTCCAACTTGGGagccgagtacctcgccaGGCCAAATGCGGCAGATGGCCGGATCGACCCTACGACAAAGGAGCTCGTGATGCAGGCTCTGCGCAACTACTTTTTGCCCGAATTCCTCAACCGCATCTCCAGCATCGTCATCTTCAACCGACTCACGAAGAAGGAGATCCGGAAGATCGTGGACGTCAGGTTGGATGAGATCCAGAAGCGACTACAAGGCAATGGCAGAAACGTTAAGATTGTACTGTCGAATGAGGTCAAAAATTACCTTGGCGAAGCTGGATACTCACCTGCATATGGTGCTCGACCATTGCAACGACTCATCGAGAAGGAGGTTCTCAACCGCCTGGCAGTGCTCATCCTCAGAGGTTCCGTCAGGGATGGTGAGAATGCTCGCGTCGAGATTGAGGATGGCCACATCGTTGTCCTTCCAAACCACGGCGAGAGCGACCTCGAAGACGATGACGAGGAGATGTGGGATGAGGAGGATGCAGTCGAGGAGCTCAATGGTGACGGAGGCGACATGGACCTTTATGGCGAATAA
- a CDS encoding Arabinan endo-1,5-alpha-L-arabinosidase A gives MLYKSALLALGCLSGYVQAQYAKPGACTGVCVDTHDPSVIRRSSDGTYFRFSTGGLISIHTAPDITGPWTFACKMLSTNSKVTKHGNPGSDLWAPDVSLIGDTYYVYYSVSTFGTQNSGIGLATSKTMNCGSFTDVGSVGITSRDGSAYNAIDANLFNDGGVYRMTFGSFWNNLYQVPMANPPRGTSGISVQVAYDPAGDHKVEGPALIKNGKYYYLFFSAGQCCGFDTNPAPAGTEYHVKVCRSTSPNSGFVDNNGASCRSGGGTTILASHGNIYSGGGQSVYNDPKNGWIMVYHYVNTNIGYANDQKQFGWNKLSFSSGWPVLV, from the exons ATGTTATACAAGTCCGCCCTGCTGGCCCTGGGCTGTCTGTCTGGATACGTTCAGGCACAGTACGCCAAGCCAGGAGCATGTACCGGTGTTTGCGTCGACACACACGACCCTTCAGTCATCCGACGCAGCAGCGATGGCACTTACTTTCGCTTCTCGACAGGAGGATTGATCTCGATACACACCGCTCCAGATATCACCGGACCATGGACCTTCGCCTGCAAGATGTTGTCGACCAACTCGAAAGTGACCAAGCACGGCAACCCAGGCAGTGATCTGTGGGCTCCCGATGTCAGTCTCATAGGCGACACCTACTACGTCTACTACAGTGTCAGTACCTTTGGCACACAGAATAGTGGTATCGGCTTGGCCACATCAAAAACGATGAACTGTGGATCGTTCACCGACGTAGGAAGCGTTGGCATTACCTCTCGAGATGGCTCTGCTTACAATGCCATCGACGCGAACTTGTTCAACGATGGTGGTGTGTATCGCATGACGTTCGGGTCCTTCTGGAACAACCTATATCAAGTGCCCATGGCCAATCCACCGCGAGGAACTTCCGGTATATCGGTCCAGGTTGCGTACGATCCAGCTGGTGATCACAAGGTGGAAGGCCCTGCGCTCATCAAGAACGGCAAATACTACTACCTGTTCTTCTCGGCAGGTCAGTGCTGCGGGTTTGACACGAACCCAGCGCCGGCAGGGACAGAGTACCATGTCAAAGTCTGCCGGTCTACAAGTCCGAACAGTGGATTC GTCGACAATAACGGCGCATCGTGTCGAAGCGGCGGCGGAACGACCATTCTCGCCTCGCATGGTAACATCTATAGTGGAGGAGGCCAGTCCGTTTACAACGACCCAAAGAATGGCTGGATCATGGTATATCACTATG TCAACACCAACATTGGCTATGCGAACGATCAGAAGCAGTTTGGATGGAACAAGCTCAGCTTCTCGAGCGGCTGGCCTGTGCTCGTATGA
- a CDS encoding Cytochrome P450 monooxygenase — protein sequence MGEVYNGNTSILTQPYGKAWSVRRKLWHQALSPSALKLYKPTQEAEATRLCNALLLNSEGFEKEIERFTSSVIFCVAYGHRIDSLEAQVIKDHFRFMQYMARLNIPGKYLAETFPFLARLPSWIARWKREVQDMGRLEGEANLALLEMVHREVAEASAKGCPEAVPDSLCKMLLDLREREEVPLSEKHFSYIPASLFGAGSDTTASTLCSAFLGLVTHPNVLMVAQTELDAVVGEGRSPTSEDEPRLPYLRALVRETLRWRSVAVLCGTPHASTEYDVYQGYH from the coding sequence ATGGGCGAAGTCTACAACGGCAACACCAGCATTCTGACGCAACCGTACGGTAAAGCATGGTCCGTTCGGCGAAAGCTCTGGCACCAAGCTCTCAGTCCATCAGCGTTGAAACTGTACAAGCCAACGCAGGAGGCGGAGGCAACGAGACTCTGTAACGCCTTGCTGCTCAATTCGGAAGGCTTCGAGAAGGAGATCGAGCGGTTCACGAGTAGTGTCATCTTCTGTGTAGCTTATGGTCACCGCATCGACTCGTTGGAAGCGCAGGTGATCAAGGATCACTTCAGGTTCATGCAATATATGGCCAGGTTGAATATTCCTGGGAAGTACTTGGCTGAGACGTTCCCCTTTCTGGCGCGGTTACCGTCGTGGATTGCGAGGTGGAAGAGAGAAGTTCAGGATATGGGGAGACTGGAGGGTGAGGCGAATCTGGCATTATTGGAAATGGTCCACAGGGAGGTAGCAGAAGCAAGCGCGAAAGGATGCCCAGAAGCGGTGCCGGATAGCTTGTGTAAGATGTTGCTGGACTTGAGGGAGAGGGAGGAAGTGCCCCTGAGCGAGAAGCACTTCTCGTACATTCCTGCTTCGCTGTTCGGTGCTGGCTCGGACACGACCGCGAGTACGCTTTGCTCTGCGTTCTTGGGACTTGTCACACATCCGAACGTGCTGATGGTAGCGCAGACTGAGCTTGACGCTGTTGTCGGTGAGGGCAGAAGTCCTACTTCCGAGGATGAGCCAAGACTACCCTACCTGCGCGCGCTGGTTAGGGAGACTTTGCGATGGCGATCCGTAGCTGTGCTATGTGGCACGCCGCATGCATCCACTGAATATGATGTGTATCAGGGATACCACTGA
- a CDS encoding Asperlicin C monooxygenase: MHKIVYNHDHAMAQGVDIRLAQQVSHQYFENDKEARVMSNGQRVVAHVVLAADGVRSKARDLVLGYHDKPKPSGYAVYSAWMSSEDIAKNDLTKDLVIHGDSHVCWIGPDIHFIAAAAVKRGKEILTYGATTPKHMLTRHIQAQALQEHHQQLLTNLEPHHNMAHSGILFDKKKNASFGRLHVGYRASHWTKVWYQPAPEAEVDDDGTVEIGLFKLSTGGATRREPMMGEVVWLPHFELKVFKSTKNAEKERLQMQYLYDAWRYLNEPDPHQVLQLEQELDDPFNRQWQSWFEDAKKWKSSKLRRRSKRRTARTVAVRSAGIDLDNVEVNSDTSEDSAYESEEDLFVRDKEPIGPPGSTGKRKAGGNGGGPPNKKSPNKSKSSPGDKAKPRGRASDQDVPISGGLGDMRDRGGLGGEKHLGGSLFGRLSFGSRTNLPGLDNDEDNDNASRGSRGSLTYDNRSPEPLPARRNGSASNTSTVGQREAGQAVLRDRFKHPAAAEAARARLHNGDLGESEAFNWAIRESSQLPENGSNGSQSNGQNGANGTGEHEG; encoded by the exons ATGCACAAGATCGTCTACAACCATGACCATGCCATGGCACAGGGCGTGGACATCCGGCTGGCGCAGCAAGTGAGCCACCAGTACTTCGAGAATGACAAAGAGGCGCGCGTCATGTCGAATGGACAGCGTGTTGTAGCACATGTCGTGTTGGCTGCAGACGGTGTGCGGTCCAAGGCAAGAGACCTCGTGCTTGGCTACCATGACAAGCCTAAGCCAAGCGGCTATGCCGTCTACAGCGCCTGGATGAGCAGTGAAGACATCGCTAAGAACGACCTGACGAAAGACCTCGTCATTCACGGCGACTCTCACGTCTGCTGGATAGGACCCGACATCCACTTCATCGCTGCTGCTGCCGTCAAACGTGGCAAGGAGATCCTGACATACGGGGCCACGACGCCGAAGCACATGCTTACAAGACATATCC AGGCTCAAGCGCTTCAAGAACACCACCAGCAGCTGCTCACTAACTTG GAACCTCACCACAACATGGCCCACTCCGGCATCTTGTTCGACAAGAAAAAGAATGCATCTTTCGGCCGCCTTCACGTGGGCTATCGTGCTTCTCACTGGACAAAGGTATGGTACCAGCCAGCACCAGAGGCCGAGGTCGATGACGACGGCACAGTCGAGATCGGTCTTTTCAAGCTCTCTACCGGAGGTGCTACTAGGCGCGAGCCGATGATGGGTGAAGTCGTATGGCTTCCACATTTCGAGCTAAAGGTCTTTAAGTCGACTAAGAACGCCGAGAAGGAACGTCTGCAGATGCAATACCTCTACGATGCCTGGCGATACCTTAACGAGCCCGACCCTCACCAAGTCCTGCAGCTGGAGCAAGAGCTAGACGATCCATTTAACCGCCAGTGGCAGTCTTGGTTTGAAGATGCAAAGAAGTGGAAATCGAGCAAGCTTCGTCGTCGTAGCAAGAGACGCACTGCGCGCACAGTGGCAGTTCGGAGCGCCGGCATCGATCTTGATAATGTCGAGGTCAACTCCGATACATCGGAGGATTCTGCCTACGAGAGTGAGGAAGACCTGTTCGTCCGCGACAAGGAGCCTATAGGTCCACCAGGATCTACAGGAAAGCGTAAAGCAGGCGGTAACGGAGGAGGTCCACCAAACAAGAAGAGTCCGAACAAGTCAAAGTCTTCTCCTGGCGACAAGGCCAAGCCACGTGGCAGAGCCTCAGACCAGGACGTTCCTATAAGCGGCGGACTCGGTGACATGCGCGACCGCGGTGGTTTGGGCGGGGAGAAGCATCTCGGAGGCTCTCTCTTCGGCCGCTTATCCTTTGGCAGCAGAACCAACCTTCCAGGACTCGACAACGACGAAGACAACGACAACGCATCGCGCGGCTCCAGAGGCTCGCTCACCTACGACAACCGCTCTCCTGAGCCACTTCCTGCCAGACGCAACGGCAGTGCCAGCAATACGTCAACCGTAGGACAGCGTGAGGCCGGCCAAGCGGTCTTAAGAGACAGATTCAAGCACCCAGCTGCAGCTGAGGCGGCGCGCGCTCGTCTACACAATGGAGATCTAGGCGAGTCAGAGGCGTTTAATTGGGCTATCAGAGAGTCTTCTCAGCTGCCAGAGAACGGGTCCAACGGCAGTCAGAGCAATGGTCAGAATGGTGCGAACGGCACTGGTGAGCATGAGGGATAG
- a CDS encoding Ribonuclease Z 1, translating to MRSHVQILTTPTADTPGTTLLLHFDNKRYLIGSLAEGTQRACVQMGARLLKVSECFLTGRTEWTNTGGLVGMILTLADSSASSQASSWEDALKKVKAKAKRDGIMDGTPEMKQLEEQAKKEASNTLTIFGPPNLNHTLATARRFVFRKGMPVNIHEIRDGDTRTQQEDEWAPFWADDNIKVWAMSISPDNPKGASATPPESASPRKRSLDEAFGEKNGTLTVSEDLTQKERDYLTVKAVVSEMFNSSWRLDTLYETSLADVKQPATVFVRNAQTNKLEKYRGPMPGGKEPVPDLNLKVLVRRPWPGALVESLPHVEPAKEAVSYIIRNHMQRGKFHPERAQELKVPKGRAWAQLSKGESVQNSDGETITTEQVLSPSRVGGGVAVISLPGPEYIDNLISRPEWREPKVMEGVGAVTWICGKDVATDPRLQAFMKEFNNLEHVVSSPDYCPNNIALDSATAATVRLRELDPARYSVPVHDAEDGAPQTYGGTSAYQETQTSKPLPARIAVRGQMVQLEPSIEVQTKDAVPALKIAETAAEVPKEVMEEAIKAQQASKIIDSDMQKWLDSLPPGAQDAQVTTLGTGSALPSKYRNVSATLVRVPGWGNILLDAGENTLGQLRRVFGTDLKQILQDLKILWISHMHADHQLGTTSVIKEWYQQVHGSQPASLADQQAGYAAKAQQQRRLAVVSEPAMLQWLYEYSALEDYGHSRLAPLSVTKKGRDWSGLGWFIPPRELKDLSWEDQRARLDEAVLSPSDLGLADIQAVQVRHCHGARAVSITTPSGFKVSYSGDCRPSKDFVRIGKDSTVCIHEATFDDELQGDAEAKNHSTTSEALDIAQKMRAKACVLTHFSQRYQKVPVLERGNEELPADEEMVTTNDESANPDDNMDAPLADVAEQTLPDQPASEGDTGQQYDLPSKVGAAGEAIRFTLTSDMKVCVAFDYMNVRVGDIGHMEKFTPALLKLFAEEDKSQQADVAEKNSANVVGRKEKEKKKGKSQRNN from the coding sequence ATGAGATCGCACGTGCAGATCCTCACCACGCCGACTGCGGACACGCCTGGTACCACCCTTCTTCTCCACTTCGACAACAAGAGATATTTGATTGGCAGTCTCGCCGAAGGCACACAGCGGGCATGTGTGCAGATGGGAGCGAGGCTGCTGAAGGTGTCGGAGTGCTTCTTGACAGGGAGAACGGAATGGACGAACACGGGAGGCTTGGTTGGTATGATCTTGACATTGGCCGATTCTTCTGCGAGCAGCCAGGCCAGCAGTTGGGAAGATGCATTGAAGAAGGTCAAGGCTAAGGCGAAGAGAGATGGTATTATGGATGGCACGCCTGAGATGAAGCAATTGGAAGAGCAGGCTAAGAAGGAAGCAAGCAATACCTTGACAATATTTGGGCCTCCGAATCTCAACCATACTTTGGCGACTGCGAGAAGATTTGTGTTTCGGAAGGGAATGCCCGTGAACATCCACGAAATACGAGATGGAGACACACGGACGCAGCAGGAAGATGAATGGGCACCATTCTGGGCAGACGACAACATCAAGGTATGGGCCATGTCAATCTCACCGGATAATCCCAAAGGAGCGAGCGCCACACCTCCCGAATCTGCTAGTCCGCGAAAACGCAGTTTGGACGAGGCTTTTGGCGAGAAGAACGGCACACTCACTGTCAGCGAAGACTTGACACAGAAGGAGCGGGACTATCTTACTGTGAAAGCTGTGGTGTCAGAAATGTTTAACTCGTCATGGCGGCTGGACACCTTGTACGAGACATCACTTGCGGATGTCAAGCAGCCTGCTACCGTGTTCGTCCGGAATGCTCAGACGAACAAGCTAGAGAAGTATCGTGGGCCGATGCCTGGCGGCAAGGAACCAGTTCCAGATCTCAACCTCAAAGTCCTTGTTCGAAGACCGTGGCCAGGTGCGCTGGTGGAGAGTCTGCCTCACGTCGAACCTGCCAAGGAGGCCGTGAGCTACATCATCAGGAACCACATGCAACGAGGCAAGTTTCACCCTGAACGAGCACAAGAGCTGAAGGTGCCCAAAGGTCGGGCCTGGGCCCAGTTGTCAAAGGGCGAAAGTGTTCAGAACTCAGATGGCGAGACTATCACAACTGAGCAGGTCCTTAGCCCCAGCAGAGTTGGAGGAGGTGTTGCTGTCATCAGCTTGCCTGGGCCAGAATACATTGACAATTTGATATCGCGGCCCGAGTGGCGCGAGCCAAAAGTCATGGAGGGTGTTGGTGCTGTGACCTGGATCTGCGGCAAAGATGTCGCTACTGACCCAAGATTACAAGCATTCATGAAGGAGTTCAACAATCTGGAGCACGTCGTCTCGTCACCAGACTATTGTCCCAACAATATTGCGCTCGATTCCGCCACTGCCGCAACAGTGCGCCTGAGAGAGCTCGATCCTGCTCGATACTCTGTTCCCGTGCATGATGCCGAGGACGGTGCTCCCCAGACATACGGTGGCACGTCAGCCTATCAAGAGACACAAACGAGCAAACCTCTGCCTGCACGCATCGCTGTCCGAGGACAGATGGTGCAGCTTGAGCCTTCGATAGAAGTCCAGACGAAGGATGCGGTACCAGCATTGAAGATCGCCGAGACTGCTGCAGAAGTGCCGAAGGAAGTAATGGAAGAGGCGATCAAAGCTCAACAGGCATCGAAAATCATCGACAGCGACATGCAGAAGTGGCTCGACAGTCTACCGCCTGGAGCTCAAGATGCCCAAGTCACAACGCTTGGTACTGGTTCAGCTCTCCCAAGCAAGTATCGCAACGTTTCTGCTACGTTGGTGAGGGTGCCAGGCTGGGGTAACATCCTGCTTGATGCGGGCGAGAATACGTTGGGCCAGTTGAGAAGAGTCTTCGGTACTGATCTCAAGCAGATCTTGCAAGATCTGAAGATTCTCTGGATCAGTCACATGCACGCCGACCATCAGTTGGGAACGACCAGTGTGATCAAGGAGTGGTATCAGCAAGTGCATGGTAGCCAGCCAGCATCGCTTGCAGATCAGCAGGCCGGCTACGCAGCGAAAGCACAGCAGCAAAGGCGTCTTGCTGTCGTTTCCGAGCCCGCCATGCTGCAATGGCTCTACGAGTACAGTGCGCTCGAGGACTATGGCCATTCAAGGCTAGCGCCGCTCTCCGTGACTAAAAAAGGCCGCGACTGGTCGGGATTGGGATGGTTCATACCACCACGTGAGTTGAAGGACTTGAGCTGGGAAGACCAGAGAGCGCGCTTGGATGAAGCAGTGTTGTCGCCGTCTGACCTCGGCCTGGCCGACATCCAAGCCGTCCAGGTACGACATTGCCACGGCGCCCGCGCTGTGAGCATTACAACGCCGTCCGGCTTCAAGGTCAGCTACTCAGGCGATTGTCGGCCTTCCAAAGACTTCGTACGGATAGGCAAGGACAGCACGGTCTGCATCCATGAGGCGACCTTTGACGACGAGCTACAAGGTGACGCGGAAGCGAAGAATCACAGCACTACATCCGAGGCGCTTGACATTGCTCAGAAAATGCGCGCCAAGGCCTGCGTCCTCACTCACTTCAGTCAACGCTACCAGAAAGTCCCAGTCCTCGAACGCGGCAACGAAGAGCTTCCTGCTGATGAGGAGATGGTCACTACCAACGACGAATCTGCAAATCCAGACGACAACATGGACGCACCGCTCGCAGATGTCGCCGAGCAGACTCTTCCGGACCAGCCTGCCTCCGAGGGCGACACCGGACAGCAGTACGATCTGCCATCAAAGGTCGGCGCTGCCGGGGAGGCGATTAGATTTACGCTGACCTCGGACATGAAAGTCTGCGTGGCTTTCGACTACATGAACGTAAGGGTGGGCGATATTGGACATATGGAGAAGTTCACGCCGGCGCTGCTGAAGCTCTTTGCTGAAGAGGATAAGAGTCAGCAGGCGGATGTCGCGGAGAAGAATTCGGCTAATGTTGTTGGGAGAAAGGAGAAAGAGAAGAAGAAGGGGAAGAGCCAGAGGAATAATTAG